Genomic segment of Apium graveolens cultivar Ventura chromosome 7, ASM990537v1, whole genome shotgun sequence:
TTTGATGGCTAGACCTTCAGCCATCTCCGGAGAGCTCATTCCTTGAACTAGCACAGTTCTTGCCAACAACAACTCCCCCTTCTCGTCCCTGGCAATCATACCTATTCCTGAGGAATCACACTCTTTGAAAACTGCTGCATCGACTGATACCTTGATCTGCATCACCTGTGGCTTGACCCAAGAACTATCTCCATCTCCTTCCTTAAGCAACGGAAATCGAGGAATTGTTAGACTTCTTTGGGCATATCTCCATTGTTCAAGATATTGTTTAGCCTGTGCAACAATCACATAAGTTCGAGTGATATTGTTGTTCCACACCACCTCATTTCTAGCTTTCCATAATGACCAACAGACAGCAGCAATTTCAGCCCTTTTATCGCTGTCAAAAGTCACCAAAATGTTCTCCCACCACTGAAAAAGATCCACACCTGCATATTGGAAACCTGGTGTCACTATCTGCCAACACTGAACTGCTGGTGTACACCTCAAGAAAACATGATCGATTGTTTCATTTTCGATCTTACAGACTGGACATAAAACCGGAACTGAGACACACTTCTGCTGTAACATCACTGTTGTAGGGAGACAGTAAGACAGAGATCGCCATACCAAATTCATTACTTTTGGAGGCGCCTTTATACGCCAGATTTTCCTCCAGAAACTATTGTTGTCCACCTCCCTCCAATTCAGTTTTTGAATTTGTATTAATCGATATGCACTGCGAACTGAGTAGTGACCATGATTTTCTTTACACCAATACACCTCATCAATACTCCCCAGGTCACCTATAGGAACTTTGTTTATGCAGAATTGATCCCTTTCATTAAAAAGATCTTTTAAAATCTCTTGATCCCAACCTCGCCCATTCATATCCATCAAAGAAGCCACCTTATTATTACTGAAACTAGGTGACACTGAAGAAATATATGGATCATCAGCTTCTACCAGCCACGGTTGCCCCAAAATATTAATTGAATTTCCAGAACCCACCTTCCACCTTGTACCTGCAGCAACCAACTCCTTAGCCTCCATAATAGATCTCCAGATATAGCTAGGATTATCCCCCATATTGGCTTCCAGGAAATTTGTGTCAGGAAAATATCGAGCTTTATAAACTCGACTAACCAAGCTGTCAGGCTTTGACAAGAAACGCCACCCCTGTTTTCCCAGTAACGCCAAATTGAAATATCGGAAATCCCTAAAGCCCATGCCTCCTACTGCCTTATGTTTACTCAACCTCTCCCAACTCATCCAATGGATACCTTTGTGATCACTAGATTTTGAGCTCCACCGGAACCTAGCAATAGCTCGTTCTATATCCCTCGTGATCTCCAGTGGAATCAGAAAAACACTCATAGCGTACGTGGGAAGTGATTGAAGAACTGACTTAACCAGAATTTCCCTACCCCCCTGGGATATCCACTTGCCATCCCAACTTGCTGCTCTCTTCTTCACCCTATCTTTAAGAAAGCCAAAAGTTGCCACTTTACTTCTCTTCATCATGTTAGGCAAACCCAGGTAAGTACAATCTTCACCAGCCTCATCCATGTTCAACAACTGACACAACTGATTTTTCTTCTCATCCCTGGTATTCGAGCTAAAAAATACCACTGATTTTTCCAAGTTTACTTTTTGCCCAGAAGCTCCTTCAAAGACTTGCAACAACTGAATAAGAGAACCCACCTGCTCTTCTTCCGCCTTACAATACAAATAGCTATCATCCGCAAAAAGCATATGTGTTATACTAGGAGCCCTTCTGCAAACCTTTATTTCCTGGATCCACTTGTTTTGCTCGTATCTGGCCATTAATGCGGACAGCCCTTCCGCACAAAGAATGAATAAATAAGGAGACAAAGGGTCCCCTTGTCTTAAGCCCCTAGTTGGATATATAGGCTCAATATCTCTACTGTCATGAGTAATATTATACGATATCGAACAAACACATTGATTGACCAAATGAATCCACCAGTCATTATACCCCAGTTTCATCAGAATAGCTTCCAAATAAGACCATTCAATTCTATCATAAGCTTTTGACATGTCAAGTTTAATAGCCATATGGGTGTCCTTACCTCTCCTTTTCCTCTTCAGAAAATGCATTATTTCATACGATACCATGACATTATCCGAAATCAGCCTACCGTTCATAAAAGCACTTTGATTATCCGATATGACTGATTCAAGTGTCTTTTTTAATCTGTTAGCTAACACTTTTGTAATGATTTTAACAATGACATTACAAAGTGAAATTGGCCTTAACTCTTTAATCACCGATGGATTTTTCTTCTTTGGAATCAACACCATATTTGTCACATTAAGCTCTCTATTTAAAGTACCAGTGGCGAAAAAATCACGTACCATTTTTACAATGTCATTGCCAACAATTTTCCAATGTTTTTGAAAAAAACCCGGTGTCATTCCGTCAGGTCCTGGTGCTTTGTCTGGATCCATCTGAAAAAGAGCTGTTTTCACCTCCTCATCCACTACTTAGCCAATAGTTCACTATTCTGATCACTAGTAATTTTCCTTGGAACATAGTCAATGACTTCCTGCCAATTTGCTTCTGTTGCTTTGAAAATTCCACTATAATATTCCTTCATGAACTCTTCTAACCCATTCTCCCAATCCACCCACTGCCCCTCCTCAACCTGCAATCTCTGGATGGTATTTGTTCTACGCCTTTGACTTGCTACTCTGTGAAAATATCGTGAGTTCTTATCCCCTGCACTTAACCATAATTGCTTTGAGCGCTGTCTCCAGAACACCTCTCGTTGGTTATAAATAAGGTTTAATCTCTCTCTTGCTTCTGCGTATTTACCAACCGTCCAAGCATCTTTACCGCCCCTGAAGCGCTTTAACTCTTTTTTGTACTCCTTTATTCTCCCACTGAAATTTCCTGTAATTTCCTTCCCCCAAATGGACAGACTTTCGCCACATATCTTTATTTTTTCCTGAACATTTAGTAACGGATTACTTTCCCAGCCATCCCTAACTAACAACTCACACATAGGCTCCGTATTCCATGCATTCTCGAATTTAAATCTATATGGTTTCTGCCTTCTCAATTTCGTCTGAGGTACTAGTAGCAAAGCACTATGATCCGAAGGTGCTCCCTCCAAATTATATAATTTTGCCAAAGGAAAGCTATTAACCCAGTCATCCGTTATCAGAGCTCTATCCAATCTAACCTCCATCCAATCTATCTTGCCTCTATTTCTTTCCCATGTGAACTGATGACCAGTTAGTGGCAAGTCTGTAAGCCCTGCATCTTGTAAAGCTGCACTGAATCCCTCCATTAACCATGTCGGGTAAGGATCTCCTCCCACTTTCTCTTCCAAACACATAACATTATTAATATCCCCAATTACACACCATGGTAGATTTGCATCCCTGGCTAAATTTCTCAGCAGATCCCAGGTTTTATGCCGTTGAAGTCTATCAGGCTCACCATACACGCCCGTTAATCTCCATTCAATCGTATTATCTCCTTTCACCCTTGCATCAATATGGTGTTGAGAAAAACCCAGTATATCCACCTGCTCCTTTTCTTTCCATAGTAACGCAATACCCCCACTCCTTCCTACTGGATCAACCACAAACAGACCTTCATAACCAAGTTTATTTTGCACATATTCCAGCTTCGATTTAACCGCAATAGTTTCACATAAAAAGACCAAATAAGGCTGTTCTTGACGTACAATGTCAAATAGGAACTGAACTTTCCGAGGACGCCCCACTCCTCGGCAGTTCCAACTTAGAACATTCATAATGTCCGGCTAGCTTGCTGAGCAAGCTTAGCCAGTTGAGAATTATTTGATGCTGCACTATCCATTTTAGAAGGTACAACTTCATTGTGTTTAGTAGTTGGACTTATTTCAGGACTTTTTAATAGCCCACCTGGTGTATCCATCGTATCATACCTACCTGGGCCACCTCGCATTCGTTTCCTATCCGTAACAATAAGCCCAGACATttcatcattatccagcccatcCTCAGTAAAAACATCTGACTTTTCCCCCCTAACTTCCAAATTTGAATTTCCCCCCTTGACTTCCAAATTTTTTGCTGCTAAAATTAAGGGATATGTATTATCTCCACCAATCTGCAGATCCCGCCTTTTATCACTTCCTATAATCATGCTCCTTCCTTCTTTTTCGTAACTGAATTCCCCTGATTTCGTGCCTGAGCTGTATCTCCCCTACCCCGTCTCCCAATCCTTATCGTCTTCCTCCCGCAGCCATCGACTTTTTGCCGGAATACCAGCTCTTCTCGGTGGGGCTCTAAGCCAACTTCCCCACTCTTTGGTGATTCCTTCGCTGACATTACTGAGAAATTTTCTACAATAGCGTTCCGTATGTGTTAGCATTCCACACGTGAAACAAAATTCACCCAATCTCTCATACTTGCACGAGACCATTACCTCCACTCCATTTTTCTTCGTAATCTTCTTCTTCCGTTTCAGAGCCTTCCTGACATCCAACCTGACCTTAATGCGCATGAACTCTCTCCCCAAACTGGAATTGTTTTTACTATCGTATTCGAGGAATTCTCCAAAGAAATCTCCTAAATGCTTTCCAACGACCTCCGACATGAACCCAGAAGGAAGGTCACAAACTTGCATCCACATATTAACATGCCATAGTGGAACATTTTGTGGTTCCTCTCCATCTGGAATTTCCGACATTACAAGCATTGCGTTGTCAAATGACCACGGACCACCTTTAAGAACCCATTTCATGTCTTCCTTATGATAAAATTGAAACAAGAAGATTCCTGGTTCCAATTCCTTGATGTTAACACCCATCGCTGGTCTCCAAACATCCGCCATTTTTGTCTTCATTGCATTCACATTGATATTTCTCACCGTTAAGAACCTACCCACCACGCATAATTCATACTGGTTCCCCTCAATTTGCAATTCGTCTCCAAACACAAAAGCAgagttctcctcatcttcaataTTTAACCCATCAAACTGATCATTCAAATCATTGTATCGAGCCATTTACGTCTATGCACCTATCATTTTTAtactttttcaatttttttacCCATTTTTTTACTTTATCCACGGACTTCTCTCTTTTAGCAtcttaaaataaaattttataattatctTAATCAAGGAATAGTTTcctttaattattaaataaaatcaTAATGTAGAATATAAATTAacaaatatatacacacactaATTCATGTTGTTTTCTattcaaaatataattttataaaaatttaaatgatACACATAATCTAAAATAAAATCATTTATATTTCATTAATTTCAtcttttttataaatttaaaagcgtataataatatatttttaagtaCAATGGCAAATAATGGAAAAAGTTAAAAAACACCGATTactataaaataattatttttaacttGATCTAAGAAAAGGACGTAAAAAAGTATAAAATATGTAGGTTTAGGGATGTAACTGCTTCCTAAATTTTAGATAGTGACTTTGTAGTGAATTAGGATGTATGCCAAGATTTTTCCTTCCTTTTCGTAAATCTGTGTCAATCCTTCAATGCATCAATGCATGTTTAACACCACTTTCGTGTACTCAGCCACCTTAATCGCTTTATTTTAAAAGTAGGTCCCAAAAGTACGGGTTTCTTCCCAAAGTATATCCCTTCTGGTAACGGTTAGAGGCCCACTATATTCGGCCTATATTTCGAGTTTGGGCTGAAAATGAATGGATATTGCATGGGTCAAATCAAGGTCGGCCCAAGAACAAAAATTAGAGACAGTCCAGTAAGGGAGAAGACGCAGTCTCCCACCCATAACATCCACTACCCCCTCTAAGTGAACGAGTCGCAGACTTCAGAAACGGACCGTTAACTTGTACAGGTTACATACACAATGAGTTAGTTCATCTACACACACAGGTTACAGCACTATCTCATATTCCGAATTATGCATACCTAAAACCTATTAACTTATTCTCataccggaggtgaatcgggggatCATCCCTCACATTCTTTTCTTTGCAGGCCGAAGTCAACCTACGGGGAAAAGACCGGGTCGACTGAAATTAGGTtataatatttggcgccgtctgtgggaatacGAGATTAAGTTTTGAGATCTGAGATGATGACTAACGTCAATGATTGAGCAGGGCCCTCCGGGGTTCACCGATCCAAAAACCAACCCTACTTTACAATCTGTAATTACCCCTCGGAATCTGGGAGCTGATTTCGAGGAGGAGGCCGATATAATCCCAACTTCTGAGGAACAAGTGCTGTTGAGGAAGCCGAGGGCTGAGAAGATAGCCAAGGAAAAGGGAAAATCCAAAGAGACCAATGAGGCTAAACAGGCAAGGGATAAGAAGCGGGAAGCCGATGCACTGATACTCAAGGCCATCAAGCTGAGAAGGGAGGAGTTGGAATTGGAAGAGAAGGCGCTTAGGGAGTCTCTTGAAGAAACGAAAGGGGTAAAAAGTTCCCATAAAGAGAAACACGTCCATGTCGAGGAAGATGAGTCCACGGACTCTGAATCACACCACAAGAGGAGGAGAACGAAGATCGCTCTAACTTCGAACTCCGACCGGGAGGAAGAAAGCGATTTGTCTGGCACCAGGCTGTCCAGGCTTGAAAATGCCATGTTTGGGGACAAGAAATTCAATTGTGAACCAGTGGTGACCGAAGAGATAGAGGCATATCGACCTCTCCCAAGCGAAGATAAACAGTTCCAAAAAATGACCGAGTTCAATGGGAAGGGGGATCGCGAAGACCATTGTGACAAATACGAATTGTTGATGACTGGCATGGGACACAACCAGACGATGATATGTAAGATGTTCAAAACATATTTAAAATGAGTGGCTTCGATGTGGTATAAATCACTTCGGCCACGATCGATCCACTCCTACGAACAACTGAAGGGGAAGTTCATAAGGCACTACTCGCATCTGTGCTGAAGAGAAAAGGATATCGAGACCCTCATCCATTGCAGGCAGCGAACGAACGAGTCTTTGGGTGACTACCTAGCCAGATTCAAAGAAGAAGCGGGCATGGTCACCAACCTGAACAAAATAAAAGCCATGGGATATTTAACTACCAGACTAGACCTAATAAAAGGTAAGAAACTCTTGTCATCACTGTATGATTATCCCCCAAGTCCCTTAATAATATATATGTGAGGAGTGAGAATATCTAAAGAAAGATGGAAATTCTGTAGGGGTATAGGATACCCCGAAGAGATGACGGAAGCAGGCAGTCCGGCTGCTATGAGTCCTCCCGAGGGTCCAACCGTGACCGAAGGGATGATCACAGGAATGAGGGTGGGAAGCAGACTAATCGAGGCCTGGAAAGGCGACGAAATAGAGAATCAACTGCGTTTAAGCCCCTTAACGCGCCGATCTCCAATATTCTCCATGAAATCAAAGGCAAGCCAGGTTCGCCCCGCCAAAATGAAAATGGTCGATCATAAGAAGAACGCGAAAGTGTACTGCGCCTACCATCTGGATATAGGACATAACACCGATGAATGCTTCCACTTGAAGAAACTAATAGAGAAGATGATCAAAGTTGGGGAGCTGAATGAATTTGTAAGGGATCTAAGAGacaagctggaaaagaatgacaCGAGAAATATAAGGCCAGAGGAAAAGTATCGGGGAGAGGTGAAGACCATCTCGGGAGGCAGTGCCCTCGGTCTTGACAGCAAGAATGCTAGAAAGAGGTATGCTCTCCAAGTTTACAATCTATATATTAGTTCAGCCCTGATAGGCAAGCGATGCCCCTCTCCTTTACCGAAGAGGATTATGAGGATGTCATATGCCCTCGTGAAAACCCCTTGGTGATCAACCCTATAATTGGAGAAAATAATATATGGAAAGTTATGGTCTATATAAGAAGTTTGGCCAACATCCTGTTCCATCAAACATATACTAAGATGAACTTAGTGGGACAACAAATGGAGCCGTGCCGGGAGGCACCTCTCAAAGCTTTCGGCGGACATCACATCCCATGTGAAGCTTTCGATTGACAGCGCTTCGACGATTCATATCAAGATCGACCCAAAAAGCACTTCCTTTTTCTACCGTACTAAAGGGCACGAAGAATTTTGAGTGGGGACCCGAGTGTCAGGAAGCCTTCGAGTAAGTAAAGGAGTACCTAACAAAGGCCCCTATATTGATGAGGCCGAATCCAAATAAGACACTTCAGCTATACTTGGTTGTTTCAGATCGATTATGGGAGCGGTGCTGGTAAAGAAATATGAAGGTAATCAGCATCCCATTTTTTATGGATCTCATATGCTTAAAGACACCGAAACCAGGTATCCAACGCTGAAAAATTCGCATATGGGTTAGTCATGGCTACCCGAAAATTACGACAATATTTTCAAGGGAGAACGGTGCAGATTATGACCGACCATCCACTTAAGAAAATTTTGGCAAGATCTGAAGCCTCAGGGAGAGTGGTCACCTGGGCGATTGAACTGGGCGAATATGACTTGGAGTACATTCCGAGGACATCCATTAAAACACAAGCATTAGCATATTTCATGGTAGAATACAACTTCTCGGAACATAAGGACCTGATGCCCGAAGAACAGTTGATCCAACAGTCGGGAAATGGAAACTCTTTATTGACGGGTTAGTCGCTGGGTCAAAGTGTGGGGCATGCCTTATCCTATTGTCTCCCAATGGATTTGAGATATGCCAGGCCATTCGGTTCACTTTCCACCTCATGAACAATGAGGCCGAATACGAAGCCTTGTTGGCCGGAATGAGCTTGGCGAAGAATCTAGAGGTAAAATATCTAAGGGTGTTCAATGACTCCATGTTGGTGGTGAAGCACTTCTCGAGAGAATATGAGCAGAGGGATCCCCGAACCTGAGCCTATGCTACCAAGGTAAAAGAACTATTTCTGACTTTCCAGTCGTTCGAGTTAAATCAAATTGCCAGGGAAAACAACAGCAGGGCCGATGCGCCCATCTGGCATCGGCCGAGACTCAAAGTCTCACTGGTTCTATTAACGTCACCGAAGTGAAGACCCCTTCGATCGACAAAAAGCAATATATGGAAATTCACCAAATGATAACTTGGGTGATGCCGATTTTGGACTTCCTGGAAAAGGCAACGTTGCCTCTCAGTAAAAAGGATGCGCAAAAAAAATCACATATAGAGCAGCTAGCTACACTATCATAAATGGTAACTTTATAGGAGGTTGGCCTCATCCCCGCTTCTCCGATGTCTGGATACGGAAGAATAAAAACTTGCTCTAGAGACGGTCCATGAAGGCATCTGTGGAGAGCACCTTTCAGGAAGGGCTTTGACCTTCAAGATTCTCCGACAAGGTTTCTACTGGCCGACCTTGAGGGTCGATGCACACCAGTATGCAAAGAAATGTAAACAATGCCAACTATTTCGTCCCATCCCGAAGCAACACCCTGAGGAGATGGCTTCAGTCTTGAGCCCCATTCCCTTTGTTATGTGAGCGGTAGATATAGTGGGAATATTACTGACCAGTACCAAGTAGACGAAGTATTGTATTGTGGCCATCAATTATATGACCAAGTGGGTGGAAGCCCGTCCTTTAGCCACCATAGTCGAAGAGGCGGCGAAAAAATTCATGCTGGAACAAGTTATTTTGAGATTTGGAATCCCTAGAGTATGTGTCTCGGACAACGACACTCAGTTCATTGGAAACAAGTTCAGAACCTTCTTGCTCCACTTCAGAATTCAGCAGAAATTTAGTTCCGTAGGCCACCCTCAAGGCAACAGGGCCATCGATACTGCAAACAAGATCAACTTTGACGATATCAAGAAAAGATTGGGCGAGGCAAAAGGACTTTGGGCTAAAGAGTTACCTTGGGTCTTATGGGCTTACCGAAC
This window contains:
- the LOC141673969 gene encoding uncharacterized protein LOC141673969, encoding MNVLSWNCRGVGRPRKVQFLFDIVRQEQPYLVFLCETIAVKSKLEYVQNKLGYEGLFVVDPVGRSGGIALLWKEKEQVDILGFSQHHIDARVKGDNTIEWRLTGVYGEPDRLQRHKTWDLLRNLARDANLPWCVIGDINNVMCLEEKVGGDPYPTWLMEGFSAALQDAGLTDLPLTGHQFTWERNRGKIDWMEVRLDRALITDDWVNSFPLAKLYNLEGAPSDHSALLLVPQTKLRRQKPYRFKFENAWNTEPMCELLVRDGWESNPLLNVQEKIKICGESLSIWGKEITGNFSGRIKEYKKELKRFRGGKDAWTVGKYAEARERLNLIYNQREVFWRQRSKQLWLSAGDKNSRYFHRVASQRRRTNTIQRLQVEEGQWVDWENGLEEFMKEYYSGIFKATEANWQEVIDYVPRKITSDQNSELLAK
- the LOC141673970 gene encoding uncharacterized protein LOC141673970 — encoded protein: MARYNDLNDQFDGLNIEDEENSAFVFGDELQIEGNQYELCVVGRFLTVRNINVNAMKTKMADVWRPAMGVNIKELEPGIFLFQFYHKEDMKWVLKGGPWSFDNAMLVMSEIPDGEEPQNVPLWHVNMWMQVCDLPSGFMSEVVGKHLGDFFGEFLEYDSKNNSSLGREFMRIKVRLDVRKALKRKKKITKKNGVEVMVSCKYERLGEFCFTCGMLTHTERYCRKFLSNVSEGITKEWGSWLRAPPRRAGIPAKSRWLREEDDKDWETG